The Fluviispira sanaruensis sequence ATGAACATATGGATCAATAATTCCATTTATAATTTGTCTTTCAGGTAAACTTAAAGAAAAAGTAGGATCGAGAATTGAAAACTTTGGAAAAGACAATGTCGAAGAAAAAGCTCTTTTTTCCTTGGTGCTGCGTTTTGAAATAACACTGAAAGTGTTCATTTCAGAGCCTGTCGCAGATAAAGTCAAGACACAACCCAAAGGCAGCGCATCTTTAACCTCTTTCCCACACAAAATATCCCATGCATTTTTACCCTTAAACTTTGCTGCATGCGCAATAAATTTACAACCATCAATAACTGATCCGCCTCCCACTGCAAGAATAAAATCAACACTTTCATTCTTACAAAGTTCAACAGCTTTTATAAGAGTGTCATAATCAGGATTTGCTTCAATCCCAGAAAATTCTATAATATTTTTATTTGCAAGAGCACTTCTTATTTGCTGATAAACTCCATTTTTTTTAATGGAGCCACCGCCAAAAGCAAAAAGGATATTTGATTTATCTTTTAAAAGATTTGGTAATTCGCCAATCGTATTTTTTCCAAAAATAACATTCACTGGATTAAATAATTGAAAATTATC is a genomic window containing:
- a CDS encoding iron-containing alcohol dehydrogenase, which translates into the protein MDNFQLFNPVNVIFGKNTIGELPNLLKDKSNILFAFGGGSIKKNGVYQQIRSALANKNIIEFSGIEANPDYDTLIKAVELCKNESVDFILAVGGGSVIDGCKFIAHAAKFKGKNAWDILCGKEVKDALPLGCVLTLSATGSEMNTFSVISKRSTKEKRAFSSTLSFPKFSILDPTFSLSLPERQIINGIIDPYVHVTEQYLTYNVNAPLQTRQSEAILLTLIEEGPKALKNLENYEMRANLMWCATNALNGTIGKGVPQDWATHEIGHELTAQFGLDHAQTLAVILPAVLKHEFENKKKRLAHYGTKVFAIKGDSDSKIAKQAIEKTEKFFRSLGAKTRLSEYKITKKSLKAIPEQVMKVTGGKKLGEHGNIGAKEIGKILDLAFEK